A section of the Paenibacillus odorifer genome encodes:
- a CDS encoding C39 family peptidase encodes MKHRQPRISNKLPAEPYTQWEVGVESPSSACGPATMAALTEYWNTHFGADFIRGKGHFPSKAAHINYIYSHHGGRPWGMSVRCFTKELKNYIHSSTLPKDQQKLLITTFNDFEVYKTEIDAGRPVAVKFDKWFRLRWRGKFTYDYHWVLGIGYEVFDDGERPTLIVHDNGVRYKDGRVTLGKERRIPYFANKDIITMVGLDIADASR; translated from the coding sequence ATGAAGCATAGACAGCCTCGGATTAGCAACAAACTGCCTGCGGAGCCATATACACAGTGGGAGGTTGGGGTCGAATCCCCGTCCTCTGCGTGTGGCCCAGCTACGATGGCAGCGTTAACGGAGTATTGGAACACCCATTTCGGAGCGGACTTTATTCGGGGGAAAGGTCATTTTCCTTCCAAAGCCGCTCATATTAATTACATATACAGCCATCACGGCGGAAGACCTTGGGGGATGAGTGTGCGCTGTTTTACCAAAGAACTGAAGAACTATATCCATTCATCGACTTTACCTAAGGATCAGCAAAAGTTACTCATTACTACGTTTAATGATTTTGAAGTATATAAAACAGAAATTGATGCCGGCCGGCCTGTGGCTGTTAAATTTGATAAGTGGTTTCGTCTGCGGTGGAGAGGCAAGTTTACTTACGATTACCATTGGGTACTAGGTATAGGATATGAGGTATTTGATGACGGAGAGCGTCCTACCCTGATTGTTCACGATAATGGTGTGCGGTACAAGGATGGTAGAGTTACTCTAGGTAAAGAACGGCGTATTCCGTATTTTGCAAATAAAGACATTATTACGATGGTCGGGTTAGATATTGCAGATGCATCGAGGTAG
- the pulA gene encoding type I pullulanase, which produces MSVQREMKEPIYYGDPAATRGISVFAQEFDQLFSYDGDDLGLTYSPGSSAFCLWAPTAQEAELVLYNSWQGAAECKYSMIRDIRGTWRITVDGDLDGKFYTYRVRLGEQWNEAADPYARAVGVNGDRGAILDLRKTDPERWTEDKPLLDDPVDAIIYELHLRDLSIHPASGMTHKGQYLALAEEGTRGPEGILTGLDHIANLGVTHVQLLPVYDYSTESVDETRLDEPHYNWGYDPKNYNVPEGSYATDPYVPGVRIRELKTMIQALHDRGLRVIMDVVYNHVYDGYRVNFTKLVPGYYLRYKQDGSLSDGSGCGNDVASERLMMSSFIVESVVYWAKEYHIDGFRFDLMGLIDLDTMEEIRRRLDGIDPSIMTIGEGWMMGTELPMERLAHQKNAALLPGIGHFNDDFRDAIKGNIFLHDQPGFISGMMGLELAIKAGVAGGIAFAPGIGQFAVEPQQTVNYVECHDNHTLWDKILLSTQGETDKQRQSMHRLASAIVFMSQGIPFVHAGQEFMRTKNGVENSYKSSVKINQLDWELCAAHQDDVVYLKQLIALRKAHPAFRMRTADDIRNHLVFEKAPVSSVAYTLRGHAGGDAAKHIYVLFNANVEQTTLVLPQLGAWKTVFGADLVQNLTGNKLNVSGIGMVVLTVN; this is translated from the coding sequence TTGTCCGTACAAAGGGAAATGAAGGAACCCATTTATTATGGGGACCCTGCGGCTACTAGAGGGATTTCCGTGTTTGCTCAGGAGTTTGATCAGTTATTCAGCTATGATGGGGACGATCTTGGCCTAACGTACTCACCGGGTAGTTCAGCTTTTTGTTTGTGGGCGCCCACCGCTCAAGAAGCGGAGCTGGTACTTTATAATTCATGGCAGGGAGCAGCCGAGTGTAAGTATTCTATGATCCGTGATATCCGGGGCACGTGGAGAATTACAGTTGACGGTGATTTAGATGGCAAGTTCTATACCTACCGAGTACGTCTTGGAGAACAGTGGAATGAGGCGGCTGATCCTTATGCACGTGCTGTAGGAGTGAACGGTGATAGGGGAGCTATTTTAGATTTACGCAAAACAGATCCTGAGCGGTGGACGGAAGATAAACCACTCCTGGATGATCCTGTAGATGCCATCATTTATGAGCTTCATTTGCGTGACTTATCTATCCATCCAGCAAGTGGTATGACCCATAAAGGACAATATCTTGCTTTGGCGGAAGAAGGGACCCGCGGACCGGAGGGTATTCTCACTGGACTCGATCATATCGCGAACCTCGGTGTAACCCATGTGCAGCTATTGCCTGTTTATGATTATTCTACAGAGAGTGTAGATGAGACGAGGTTGGATGAACCGCATTATAACTGGGGTTATGATCCGAAGAATTATAATGTGCCAGAAGGTTCCTATGCTACAGATCCTTATGTGCCTGGAGTGCGTATCCGTGAACTAAAAACAATGATTCAAGCACTTCATGATCGGGGCCTCCGCGTCATTATGGATGTGGTTTACAACCATGTGTACGATGGCTACCGCGTGAATTTTACCAAGCTGGTTCCCGGCTATTATTTGCGTTACAAGCAAGACGGAAGCCTGTCGGATGGCTCTGGCTGCGGGAATGACGTGGCTTCGGAACGATTGATGATGTCCAGCTTCATTGTGGAATCCGTAGTTTATTGGGCCAAAGAATACCATATCGATGGTTTTCGTTTTGATCTGATGGGCTTGATTGATCTCGACACGATGGAGGAAATCCGGCGTCGTCTGGATGGGATTGACCCGTCCATCATGACGATTGGTGAAGGTTGGATGATGGGGACAGAGTTGCCGATGGAGCGGCTTGCCCATCAGAAGAATGCGGCGCTTTTGCCGGGAATCGGACATTTTAATGATGATTTCCGGGATGCAATTAAAGGGAATATCTTTCTGCATGATCAACCGGGCTTCATCAGCGGAATGATGGGTCTGGAGCTTGCGATAAAGGCCGGGGTCGCGGGAGGCATTGCTTTTGCCCCAGGCATTGGACAATTTGCCGTGGAGCCTCAGCAAACCGTCAATTATGTGGAATGTCATGATAATCATACGTTATGGGATAAAATATTACTGTCCACACAAGGGGAGACGGACAAACAGCGCCAATCTATGCATAGATTAGCTTCTGCGATAGTGTTCATGAGTCAGGGAATCCCCTTTGTCCATGCGGGTCAGGAATTTATGCGCACGAAAAACGGGGTGGAGAACAGCTATAAATCCTCGGTGAAGATCAACCAATTGGATTGGGAACTGTGCGCTGCTCATCAAGACGATGTGGTTTATCTGAAGCAGCTAATTGCCTTGCGAAAAGCGCATCCGGCTTTCCGTATGCGAACGGCAGATGACATTCGGAATCATCTAGTATTTGAAAAAGCACCGGTAAGCTCGGTAGCTTATACGCTGCGTGGCCATGCTGGAGGAGATGCGGCGAAGCATATCTATGTGCTTTTTAATGCTAATGTTGAACAGACGACTTTGGTTCTGCCACAGCTCGGGGCATGGAAAACGGTTTTTGGAGCCGATCTTGTGCAGAATCTGACGGGTAATAAGCTAAATGTAAGTGGGATTGGAATGGTAGTGCTGACGGTGAACTAG
- a CDS encoding glutamate synthase subunit beta has translation MGKATGFLEFERQTPSECEALERIKNWNEFSIPMDEEKLREQGARCMDCGTPFCHVGRLLSGMASGCPLHNLIPEWNDMVYRGNWEIALKRLHKTNNFPEFTGRVCPAPCEGSCTVGMNGKPVTIKSIEKSIVDRGFAEGWIVPEPPLHRTGKKVAVVGSGPAGLACAAQLNKAGHTVTVYERADRIGGLLTYGIPNMKLDKKTVQRRVDLLAAEGITFVTRTEIGRDLPASQLKAEHDAVVLCGGSTQARDLPIEGRDLRGIHQAMEFLTLNTKSLLDSGLADGEYLSAAGKDVVVIGGGDTGTDCVATSIRHGCRSVTQLEIMPQAPLTRQPNNPWPEWPKVLKVDYGQHEAASLYKEDPRRYLVSTKRFVGDEGGQVQVLRTVRIEWRSNEQGRMVPVEVPGSEETLQAQLVLLALGFTGPEETVLGELGVERDERGNAKAEFGAQATNVEGVFTAGDMRRGQSLVVWAIDEGRQTAREVDRFLMGSSNLP, from the coding sequence ATGGGGAAAGCAACCGGATTTTTAGAGTTTGAACGACAGACACCCTCCGAGTGTGAGGCATTGGAGCGAATTAAGAATTGGAATGAATTTTCGATTCCTATGGATGAAGAAAAGCTGCGCGAGCAAGGGGCACGTTGTATGGATTGCGGTACGCCATTCTGTCATGTAGGACGTCTGTTGTCTGGTATGGCTTCCGGCTGCCCTTTGCACAACTTGATTCCTGAATGGAACGATATGGTCTATCGTGGAAATTGGGAGATAGCGCTAAAACGTCTGCATAAGACAAACAACTTCCCTGAATTTACAGGCCGTGTCTGTCCTGCTCCTTGTGAAGGCTCTTGTACGGTAGGGATGAACGGCAAACCTGTCACCATTAAATCTATTGAGAAGTCAATTGTAGATAGAGGTTTTGCAGAAGGCTGGATTGTGCCTGAGCCGCCACTTCATCGCACGGGTAAGAAGGTTGCTGTAGTGGGTTCAGGTCCGGCAGGCCTTGCCTGTGCGGCACAGCTTAATAAGGCTGGACATACGGTGACTGTGTATGAACGGGCGGACCGGATTGGCGGTCTGCTTACCTATGGTATTCCCAACATGAAGCTGGATAAAAAGACTGTGCAGCGCCGGGTGGATCTGCTTGCGGCTGAGGGTATTACCTTCGTAACTCGAACAGAGATCGGCCGAGATCTCCCAGCTTCACAGCTCAAGGCAGAGCATGATGCTGTGGTACTGTGCGGTGGATCTACACAGGCACGTGATCTTCCGATAGAAGGACGTGATCTGCGTGGGATTCATCAAGCTATGGAGTTTTTAACGCTGAATACAAAGAGCCTACTGGATTCAGGGCTTGCAGATGGCGAGTATTTATCTGCAGCAGGTAAGGATGTAGTTGTAATCGGCGGTGGGGATACTGGAACAGACTGTGTGGCCACCTCAATCCGCCACGGCTGCCGCAGTGTAACTCAGCTCGAGATTATGCCACAGGCGCCGCTGACTCGTCAGCCTAACAATCCTTGGCCGGAATGGCCAAAGGTGCTTAAAGTGGACTATGGTCAGCATGAGGCCGCTTCACTGTATAAAGAAGATCCACGCCGTTATCTGGTTTCGACGAAACGGTTTGTCGGCGATGAGGGCGGGCAAGTGCAGGTGCTGCGTACAGTGCGCATTGAATGGAGAAGTAATGAACAGGGACGAATGGTACCGGTCGAAGTGCCGGGCAGTGAGGAGACCCTGCAAGCGCAGCTGGTATTGCTGGCTTTGGGATTCACAGGGCCTGAAGAAACTGTACTGGGCGAGCTTGGGGTGGAACGCGATGAGCGGGGGAACGCCAAAGCAGAGTTCGGAGCACAAGCAACCAATGTAGAAGGTGTGTTCACAGCAGGTGATATGCGGCGCGGGCAAAGCCTTGTAGTATGGGCTATTGACGAAGGGCGTCAGACTGCGCGCGAAGTAGACCGCTTTTTGATGGGATCCTCGAATTTGCCGTGA
- the yfcE gene encoding phosphodiesterase, which produces MKLMFISDIHGSLFWLERALEKVEEEQPDSLIILGDFLYHGPRNPLPKDYNPQEVANKLNVYNKNKPITAVRGNCDAEVDQMLLEFPMMGDYVMLLHEGKRIYATHGHGFSIEHLPALSEKDIFIQGHTHIPVADVKEGVYVLNPGSISLPKENNPNSYAVLEGGEFIVKDFEGNVVKKITV; this is translated from the coding sequence ATGAAGTTAATGTTTATTTCCGACATTCACGGATCTTTATTTTGGCTGGAACGGGCTTTGGAAAAGGTAGAAGAAGAGCAGCCGGACAGTCTTATTATTCTAGGAGACTTCCTATATCATGGTCCAAGAAATCCGCTGCCGAAGGACTATAACCCACAAGAGGTTGCTAATAAGCTTAACGTATATAACAAAAACAAGCCGATAACCGCAGTGCGTGGAAACTGTGACGCCGAGGTAGATCAAATGCTGCTGGAATTCCCGATGATGGGCGATTATGTAATGCTTTTGCACGAAGGCAAACGGATTTACGCTACACATGGTCATGGCTTTAGCATTGAGCATTTGCCGGCGCTTTCCGAGAAGGATATTTTTATTCAGGGACATACCCATATACCAGTTGCCGATGTAAAGGAGGGAGTGTACGTGCTGAACCCCGGCTCCATATCGCTGCCTAAAGAGAATAATCCTAATTCCTATGCTGTTCTAGAGGGCGGGGAATTTATCGTTAAGGATTTTGAAGGCAATGTGGTAAAAAAGATTACCGTATAG
- a CDS encoding agmatine deiminase family protein produces MNPKDLNYTMPPEWGKHERTFISWPVQESMCFPDNHESVCQGYADIITAIAEFEPITVIVNPEDVERVEHLVGGPNVTLLPIAHSDAWLRDNGPTFIVNKEGQMAGVNWKFNAWGGKYSPWDLDDEVAPQILEHAQITRFDAPLVMEGGSIHTDGEGTLLTTEECLLNLNRNPELKREEIEEYVRNYTGTEAIIWLRRGLSGDETDGHVDNIACFAAPGKVIIQVCEDPQDENYEITQENLRILENATDAKGRKLEIIKIQQPPRVDHDGSRLTLSYLNFYFVNGGIILPVFGGTATETDTLAEKVLAGLFPDRKIRTVNGMAVITEGGNVHCTTQQMPAQQ; encoded by the coding sequence ATGAATCCTAAAGATTTGAACTATACAATGCCACCGGAATGGGGCAAGCATGAACGTACTTTTATCTCCTGGCCGGTGCAGGAATCTATGTGTTTCCCGGACAACCACGAGTCAGTGTGTCAAGGTTATGCTGACATTATCACAGCCATCGCCGAGTTTGAACCGATCACGGTCATTGTGAACCCGGAGGACGTGGAGCGGGTAGAACATCTGGTCGGCGGACCGAATGTAACGCTGCTGCCTATTGCGCATAGCGATGCTTGGCTGCGTGATAACGGACCTACCTTTATTGTTAATAAAGAAGGACAAATGGCAGGTGTGAACTGGAAGTTTAATGCTTGGGGCGGTAAATATTCACCTTGGGATCTGGATGACGAAGTGGCTCCGCAGATTCTGGAGCATGCACAGATCACCCGTTTTGATGCACCGCTTGTGATGGAGGGTGGCTCGATTCATACGGATGGAGAAGGCACTTTGCTTACTACAGAAGAGTGTCTGCTTAACCTAAACCGCAACCCGGAGCTGAAGCGCGAAGAGATCGAAGAGTACGTGCGGAACTATACAGGTACAGAAGCTATTATCTGGCTGAGACGTGGCCTTAGCGGCGATGAAACCGATGGTCACGTTGATAATATTGCTTGTTTTGCTGCACCAGGCAAAGTTATTATCCAGGTCTGTGAGGACCCGCAGGATGAGAACTATGAGATTACGCAAGAAAATCTGCGTATTCTGGAGAACGCTACAGATGCCAAAGGGCGTAAGCTGGAGATTATCAAGATTCAGCAGCCACCACGGGTCGATCATGACGGCAGTCGTCTGACGCTCAGTTATTTGAACTTTTATTTCGTGAACGGCGGAATTATCTTGCCTGTGTTTGGCGGCACCGCAACAGAAACGGATACACTTGCTGAGAAAGTGCTCGCTGGTTTGTTCCCGGATCGCAAGATTCGTACAGTTAACGGAATGGCCGTTATCACCGAAGGCGGGAATGTACATTGCACTACGCAGCAAATGCCTGCACAGCAATAA
- the aguB gene encoding N-carbamoylputrescine amidase, which yields MRNVKVAATQMSCSSNIDENISKAETLVREAAAQGAQIILLQELFETPYFCQKEKADYYAYATELEHNKAINHFKAVAKELQVVLPISFYEKKNYARYNSLAVIDADGTVLGKYRKSHIPDGPGYEEKFYFNPGDTGFKVWNTRYAKIGVGICWDQWYPEAARVMSLMGAEILFYPTAIGSEPQDGSIDSKDHWQTCMLGHAAANLIPVVASNRIGEEIDEDSSINFYGSSFIAGPQGNKIVEAGRDEQTVLVSEFDLDALEVGRIEWGIFRDRRPDLYKLIGSYDGDITL from the coding sequence TTGAGAAATGTAAAAGTAGCTGCGACACAAATGAGTTGTTCCAGCAATATTGATGAGAATATCAGCAAAGCCGAGACATTGGTCAGAGAAGCGGCAGCACAGGGTGCGCAAATAATTTTGCTGCAGGAGCTGTTTGAGACTCCGTATTTCTGTCAAAAAGAGAAAGCTGATTATTACGCATACGCAACAGAGCTTGAGCATAACAAGGCGATTAATCATTTCAAAGCAGTAGCCAAGGAGCTGCAAGTGGTGCTGCCAATTAGTTTTTATGAGAAAAAGAATTACGCGCGTTACAATTCACTTGCTGTAATCGATGCTGATGGAACGGTGCTTGGTAAATACCGCAAGAGTCATATTCCAGATGGCCCAGGTTATGAAGAGAAGTTCTACTTTAATCCGGGAGATACTGGCTTTAAGGTATGGAACACTCGTTATGCCAAGATTGGCGTAGGTATCTGCTGGGATCAATGGTATCCAGAAGCGGCTAGAGTAATGAGCCTGATGGGAGCAGAAATTCTGTTCTATCCAACGGCTATTGGTTCTGAACCGCAGGATGGATCGATCGATTCCAAGGATCATTGGCAGACCTGTATGCTTGGACATGCAGCTGCTAATCTTATTCCAGTCGTGGCTTCCAACCGTATTGGTGAAGAAATTGATGAGGATTCGAGCATTAATTTCTACGGTTCATCATTCATTGCAGGTCCTCAGGGCAATAAAATCGTTGAGGCTGGACGTGATGAGCAAACCGTGCTGGTAAGCGAATTCGATCTGGATGCTTTGGAAGTTGGACGGATCGAGTGGGGAATCTTCCGTGACCGCCGGCCGGATTTGTATAAATTGATCGGTTCTTATGATGGAGATATCACACTTTAA
- a CDS encoding transporter substrate-binding domain-containing protein yields MKSRALMSVFIALVVVGLVGCGANNSKAGNESPAEKIKFASDASYAPMEYMDTDKIKGFDIDFIKAVMEEAGIDYDVTNTGWETMLQSVKQGTEYQAGLSSVSITDERKETYDYSIPYFESTNMIMVKEGSDIKNALDLKDKVVAIQGATTADDLMSGIMGVDNPNLKRFDSNAVALMELNGGGADAVVADIAIVREYMKNNPKQKLVGIVDTENFGAEYYGILYPKGSELKAKLDPAIKKVLENGKYTEIYKTWFGEEPNLDSLLNAK; encoded by the coding sequence ATAAAAAGTCGCGCTTTAATGTCAGTTTTTATCGCATTGGTGGTGGTTGGATTGGTAGGTTGTGGAGCAAATAACAGTAAAGCTGGTAACGAATCCCCGGCAGAGAAAATTAAGTTTGCCAGTGATGCCAGCTACGCTCCTATGGAGTACATGGACACGGATAAAATCAAAGGATTCGACATCGATTTTATTAAGGCAGTTATGGAAGAAGCGGGAATAGACTATGACGTAACGAACACAGGCTGGGAAACGATGCTTCAAAGTGTGAAGCAGGGAACGGAGTATCAAGCAGGGCTGTCTTCAGTATCCATTACGGATGAACGTAAAGAAACCTATGACTACTCCATCCCTTATTTCGAATCTACCAATATGATCATGGTTAAAGAAGGCAGCGACATCAAAAATGCACTTGATCTTAAAGATAAAGTAGTTGCAATACAAGGGGCCACAACTGCAGACGACCTGATGAGCGGAATAATGGGCGTCGACAACCCTAACTTGAAACGTTTTGACAGCAATGCGGTGGCATTGATGGAACTGAATGGCGGCGGAGCCGATGCGGTCGTAGCGGATATTGCCATTGTACGTGAATACATGAAAAACAATCCTAAGCAGAAGCTGGTGGGGATTGTAGATACGGAGAACTTCGGAGCGGAATATTACGGCATTCTTTACCCTAAGGGCAGTGAGTTAAAAGCGAAACTGGATCCGGCTATTAAGAAGGTATTGGAAAACGGAAAGTACACGGAAATCTACAAAACTTGGTTCGGCGAAGAACCTAACCTGGATAGCTTATTGAACGCAAAATAA
- a CDS encoding amino acid ABC transporter permease codes for MDFRMDIIIHYLPVLLKGTLLTIGISVVSILFGSILGLGIGFGKMAPKWYLRWPFHSYINFFRGTPLYVQILIVHFGVIPPLYGKTNALITAFVALSLNSAAYSAEIFRAGIQSVDRGQREAAISLGMTNRQAMRFIILPQAIKRMVPAFGNEFIVLVKDSSLLALVAAPEIMYWTNTMKGQYLRIWEPYLTAALIYFILTYSLSKLLNYVERRLK; via the coding sequence ATGGATTTTAGAATGGACATTATTATTCATTATTTGCCCGTCCTTTTAAAAGGGACATTGCTGACTATCGGTATTTCTGTAGTTTCTATTTTATTTGGTTCTATTTTGGGACTGGGGATCGGATTTGGCAAAATGGCTCCTAAATGGTATTTGCGCTGGCCTTTTCATTCATATATCAACTTTTTTCGGGGAACACCACTGTATGTGCAGATTCTGATTGTTCACTTTGGAGTGATTCCCCCGCTTTACGGCAAAACCAACGCCCTAATCACTGCGTTTGTCGCTCTGTCGCTTAATTCGGCTGCTTATTCGGCTGAGATTTTTCGGGCGGGCATTCAGTCGGTTGATCGTGGGCAACGGGAAGCCGCTATTTCACTGGGGATGACTAATCGGCAAGCGATGAGATTTATTATTTTACCGCAAGCGATCAAACGGATGGTTCCGGCTTTTGGTAACGAGTTTATTGTGCTTGTGAAAGACTCCTCTCTTCTGGCTTTGGTGGCTGCACCGGAAATAATGTATTGGACCAACACGATGAAAGGGCAATATTTGCGGATATGGGAGCCTTATTTGACAGCGGCACTTATTTATTTCATTCTTACCTATTCTCTTAGCAAGCTGCTGAATTACGTTGAACGGAGGCTGAAATAG
- a CDS encoding amino acid ABC transporter ATP-binding protein, with translation MISVRNLHKSFGTNTVLADISIDIFSQEVVVVIGPSGSGKSTFLRCLNLLEQPQGGEIVIEGTSLMAASTKINDIRTELGMVFQQFNLFPHMKVIENVMLAPVQVRKWSPDKARQKALELLQKVGLSEKAEMYPASLSGGQAQRVAIARALAMEPQIMLFDEPTSALDPEMVGEVLAVMKELAREGMTMVVVTHEMGFAREVGDRVLFMEQGEIVEEGSPEQLFGNPVQERTRSFLSKVL, from the coding sequence ATGATTTCAGTACGGAACTTACATAAATCATTTGGAACAAATACGGTGCTGGCCGACATAAGTATCGATATTTTCAGTCAGGAGGTAGTGGTGGTTATTGGGCCGTCCGGATCGGGTAAATCCACCTTTTTGCGTTGCCTTAATTTACTGGAGCAGCCGCAGGGGGGCGAGATTGTAATTGAAGGCACTTCTTTGATGGCGGCGAGTACGAAGATTAACGATATCCGTACAGAGCTTGGGATGGTGTTTCAGCAGTTTAATTTATTTCCTCATATGAAGGTTATAGAGAACGTTATGCTGGCACCGGTTCAGGTGCGTAAATGGTCTCCGGATAAAGCGCGGCAAAAAGCGCTGGAGCTGCTGCAAAAAGTAGGTCTAAGTGAAAAAGCAGAGATGTATCCAGCCTCATTGTCTGGGGGGCAGGCTCAGCGGGTAGCAATTGCAAGGGCGCTGGCTATGGAGCCCCAAATTATGCTCTTTGACGAACCAACCTCAGCGCTTGACCCGGAGATGGTGGGGGAAGTGCTGGCGGTGATGAAGGAGCTGGCCCGTGAGGGGATGACGATGGTCGTGGTGACGCATGAAATGGGCTTTGCACGTGAGGTGGGAGATCGTGTGCTGTTTATGGAACAAGGTGAGATTGTGGAGGAAGGAAGTCCGGAGCAGCTGTTCGGAAATCCTGTGCAAGAACGGACACGCTCCTTTCTATCAAAGGTGCTGTAA
- a CDS encoding tellurite resistance TerB family protein, whose protein sequence is MSTFKNWLNTTKSGLTDQVKKFKNKDFMNAVVAGCALVAAADGKIEEAEKNKMAGYMNMSNELKVFDMRDVIAQFNYYVSNFEFSPEIGKQEALKAIAKFSGKPDAGRLIVGVCSAIGSADGDFDDYEKAVVRNICSVLGLNPSEFSL, encoded by the coding sequence ATGAGCACATTTAAAAACTGGTTAAACACAACCAAAAGCGGACTAACAGATCAAGTGAAAAAATTCAAAAATAAAGATTTTATGAATGCTGTAGTTGCGGGCTGCGCTTTGGTGGCTGCGGCTGACGGTAAAATAGAAGAAGCAGAGAAAAATAAAATGGCCGGCTATATGAATATGAGTAATGAATTGAAGGTATTTGACATGAGAGATGTCATTGCTCAATTTAACTATTATGTAAGCAACTTCGAATTCTCACCGGAAATAGGGAAACAAGAGGCTTTGAAGGCCATCGCAAAGTTTAGCGGCAAACCAGATGCAGGACGTTTAATCGTGGGCGTATGCTCGGCAATTGGATCGGCCGATGGCGATTTTGATGACTATGAAAAAGCAGTTGTGCGGAATATTTGTAGCGTCTTGGGATTAAACCCTAGCGAATTCAGTTTATAA
- a CDS encoding TerD family protein, translating to MAGINLVKGQKIDLTKGNAGLSNVIVGLGWDPIEASRGFFGVKKQANVDCDASALLLNEEGKLTKKGNLICFHNKQSPCNSVIHSGDNLTGEGDGDDEQIMVNLKAIPADVHKVLVVVNIYDAVNRKQDFGMIKSAYIRVMNAAGNNELIKFNLSDNYTGFTALICGELYRQGGEWKFAAIGEGSHAAHINQLAERYV from the coding sequence TTGGCTGGAATTAATCTGGTAAAAGGTCAAAAGATTGATTTGACTAAAGGTAATGCGGGCTTGTCCAATGTAATTGTGGGCTTAGGCTGGGATCCGATTGAAGCCTCGCGGGGATTCTTTGGAGTCAAGAAACAGGCGAATGTCGACTGTGATGCCTCAGCACTGCTATTAAATGAGGAAGGTAAGCTAACTAAGAAGGGTAACCTGATCTGCTTCCACAACAAGCAAAGTCCTTGCAACTCGGTTATTCATTCCGGAGATAATCTGACGGGTGAAGGCGACGGAGATGACGAGCAAATCATGGTTAATTTGAAAGCCATTCCTGCCGATGTTCACAAGGTTCTGGTTGTCGTTAACATTTACGATGCAGTGAATCGCAAACAGGATTTTGGAATGATCAAATCAGCGTATATTCGGGTAATGAATGCTGCCGGGAATAATGAGTTGATTAAATTTAACTTATCAGACAACTACACAGGTTTTACGGCACTTATTTGTGGAGAGCTTTACCGCCAAGGTGGGGAATGGAAATTCGCTGCAATTGGTGAAGGCAGCCACGCCGCTCATATCAATCAACTTGCAGAACGCTACGTATAA
- a CDS encoding TerD family protein encodes MAINLSKGQKIDLTKTNPGLSKITVGLGWDTNKYDGGKDFDLDVSVFLTNASGKVDKETNFIFFNNKQNENASVVHTGDNRTGEGDGDDEQVQVDLQNIPADVDKVAFTITIYDAEARSQNFGQVSRSYVRIVNDLNNEELIRFDLGEDFSIETGVVVGELYRNGAEWKFNAIGSGYKDGLSGLTRDYGLQ; translated from the coding sequence ATGGCAATTAATCTATCCAAAGGTCAAAAGATCGATTTAACGAAAACAAACCCAGGTCTATCCAAAATCACAGTAGGTCTTGGTTGGGACACTAATAAATATGACGGCGGAAAAGATTTCGATTTGGACGTATCCGTCTTTTTGACCAATGCTAGTGGTAAAGTTGATAAAGAAACAAACTTTATTTTTTTCAATAACAAGCAAAATGAAAATGCTTCTGTTGTTCATACCGGCGATAACCGTACAGGTGAAGGCGATGGTGATGATGAGCAGGTTCAAGTGGATCTTCAGAACATCCCTGCTGATGTAGACAAAGTAGCTTTTACTATTACAATTTATGATGCTGAAGCAAGAAGTCAAAACTTCGGACAAGTTTCCCGTTCTTATGTACGTATCGTAAACGATCTGAACAATGAAGAGCTGATTCGTTTCGACCTCGGTGAGGATTTCTCTATTGAAACTGGTGTTGTTGTAGGCGAACTGTATCGTAATGGTGCAGAGTGGAAGTTCAATGCCATCGGCAGCGGCTATAAAGACGGCTTGAGCGGTTTGACTCGCGACTACGGCCTGCAATAA